In the genome of Actinomadura graeca, one region contains:
- a CDS encoding amidohydrolase family protein yields MTSRPAVPPPSLRAAAPPHPDPKVPALRLPPGSCDAHCHIFGPGDVFPYPEDRAYDAPDVTKEDLRRRHDLLGVDRAIIVQSAAHGTDHAALLDALRSDPGRYRGVALVTPRTTPAEIAGLHQAGVRGVRLQFMPHLGPGPTPAELRAVLDLVRPYGWHVAFHIAGDAVVDMSGTLRSTGLPAVIDHMARVDLRAGLEGAQVRALRRLLDTGDVWVKLSAPERLSSGGPPYADALELARALAAQAPERCLWGTDFPHPNVREMPDDGVLVDLIERIVPDEAARHRILVANPAELVGFPLAGR; encoded by the coding sequence ATGACGTCCCGCCCTGCCGTCCCTCCACCCTCCCTCCGGGCCGCCGCCCCGCCGCACCCGGACCCCAAGGTCCCCGCCCTGCGGCTGCCGCCGGGCAGCTGCGACGCGCACTGCCACATCTTCGGTCCCGGCGACGTCTTCCCCTACCCGGAGGACAGGGCGTACGACGCTCCCGACGTCACCAAGGAGGACCTCAGGCGCCGACACGACCTGCTGGGAGTGGACCGTGCCATCATCGTCCAGTCCGCCGCGCACGGCACCGACCACGCGGCGCTGCTGGACGCCCTGCGCTCCGACCCCGGCAGGTACCGGGGCGTCGCGCTGGTCACCCCGCGCACTACGCCCGCCGAGATCGCCGGGCTGCACCAGGCGGGGGTGCGCGGCGTCCGCCTCCAGTTCATGCCGCACCTGGGCCCCGGTCCCACCCCCGCCGAGCTGCGCGCGGTCCTCGACCTCGTCCGGCCCTACGGCTGGCACGTGGCGTTCCACATCGCGGGCGACGCTGTCGTCGACATGTCCGGGACGCTCCGCTCCACCGGGCTGCCCGCGGTGATCGACCACATGGCGCGGGTCGACCTCCGCGCCGGCCTGGAGGGCGCGCAGGTGCGCGCGCTGCGCAGGCTGCTGGACACCGGTGACGTGTGGGTCAAGCTCAGCGCGCCCGAGCGTCTGTCGTCCGGGGGCCCGCCGTACGCCGACGCGCTGGAGCTGGCGCGCGCACTCGCCGCGCAGGCGCCCGAACGCTGCCTGTGGGGCACCGACTTCCCGCACCCCAACGTGCGCGAGATGCCCGACGACGGCGTGCTGGTCGACCTGATCGAGCGGATCGTCCCGGACGAGGCGGCCCGGCACCGGATCCTCGTCGCCAACCCCGCCGAGCTGGTCGGCTTCCCCTTGGCGGGCCGGTGA
- a CDS encoding RraA family protein → MLPPRGTVHTRAPRPRDDVLRAYGGLAVASVHEAMGQRNLLRGPRPLAPGTRAVGRAVTALDLSGSNLTLHAMLEVAGPGDFLVWTSQHGPVDSAVWGANVSESAAARGLAGAVIEGHARDIAGIERIGFPLWALGVTPAATGKTRVGWGNVPVVCCGAYVRPGDVIVADADGVAVVPLEDAARVAEGAASRDLRETTTLTPRVRAGESLFAVRDWSGNFPADGGRFVDAAWDRPASREAGAADTENGG, encoded by the coding sequence ATGCTGCCTCCGCGTGGCACGGTCCACACCCGGGCGCCGCGGCCGCGGGACGACGTCCTGCGGGCCTACGGCGGGCTGGCGGTGGCGTCCGTCCACGAGGCGATGGGGCAGCGCAACCTGCTGCGCGGGCCCCGTCCCCTGGCGCCCGGCACGCGGGCCGTCGGACGGGCGGTCACCGCACTGGACCTGAGCGGCAGCAACCTGACCCTCCACGCGATGCTGGAGGTCGCCGGACCCGGGGACTTCCTGGTGTGGACGTCCCAGCACGGGCCGGTGGACTCGGCCGTGTGGGGCGCGAACGTCAGCGAGTCGGCCGCGGCGCGCGGGCTGGCGGGTGCGGTGATCGAGGGGCACGCCCGCGACATCGCCGGCATCGAGCGGATCGGGTTCCCGCTGTGGGCACTCGGCGTGACCCCGGCCGCCACCGGCAAGACCCGCGTGGGCTGGGGCAACGTCCCCGTGGTGTGCTGCGGTGCGTACGTGCGGCCCGGCGACGTCATCGTCGCCGACGCCGACGGCGTGGCGGTGGTGCCGCTGGAGGACGCGGCGCGGGTCGCCGAGGGCGCCGCCTCCCGGGACCTGCGCGAGACCACCACCCTGACCCCGCGCGTGCGCGCCGGGGAGTCCCTGTTCGCGGTACGCGACTGGAGCGGCAACTTCCCCGCGGACGGCGGGCGCTTCGTCGACGCCGCCTGGGACCGGCCCGCCTCGCGGGAGGCCGGAGCCGCCGACACGGAGAACGGAGGGTAG